One genomic region from Haloprofundus salinisoli encodes:
- a CDS encoding DCC1-like thiol-disulfide oxidoreductase family protein, with product MVDYDAVLIYDGECPYCSVAARALRRLDDIGAISWYDDAAQAALEAQFGETPFAMVLVDTRRDRAYAGRSAAEELADRAGTPGIISSLVRDNYDRIATAVGAASGRGRDPDDVHDIYPLTAAAREQFDALVAAAADRPEASERK from the coding sequence ATGGTCGATTACGACGCGGTGCTCATCTACGACGGCGAGTGTCCGTACTGCTCCGTCGCCGCCCGCGCTCTCCGACGACTCGACGACATCGGTGCGATTTCGTGGTACGACGACGCCGCCCAGGCGGCGTTAGAGGCGCAGTTCGGCGAGACACCGTTCGCGATGGTGCTCGTCGATACGCGCCGAGACCGCGCGTACGCCGGTCGCTCCGCCGCCGAGGAACTCGCGGACCGAGCGGGGACGCCCGGTATCATCAGTTCGCTCGTCCGCGACAACTACGACCGCATCGCCACCGCCGTCGGCGCGGCCAGCGGCCGCGGGCGGGACCCCGACGACGTCCACGATATCTACCCGCTGACAGCCGCGGCCCGCGAGCAGTTCGACGCGCTCGTCGCCGCGGCGGCCGACCGCCCCGAAGCGTCGGAACGGAAGTGA
- a CDS encoding DEAD/DEAH box helicase, with protein sequence MDEFIAWLRDRPYYQGQIADHRTVPARDPEFADVSLEPRLRSALESRGIDRLYRHQAEAVEAVRGGKNVVLATQTASGKSLAYTVPAFERAMDHGGRTLYLGPQNALVADQAETLEELARDLGFGSRVSVAQYTGRLSQSEKRAVRDRAPTVLLSNPDMLHYALLPHSHRLWEWFFSSLETVVVDEVHGYRGVFGSHVALTLRRLNRICERFGSDPQFVCCSATIGNPVEHAARITGREESSFALVDEDTAATGEKHWVLWNPPKYEDEDRGGGSGRRKSSHTETKNLFVDLVASGYQTLAFTRARQAAERYATDSSKELRRRGERDLARRVRAYQASLKHDTRREIEARLHGGDLRGVWSTNALELGVDVGGLDAVILDGYPGTRMSTFQQAGRAGRGSDAALVVLVGGEDQLDQYLMRNPDDLFGASSTVTGGSKDEQRESFGGTPEEAASNPENTELLPDHVASAAAENWLSVDDERVFGPPYPDIVSGLESAGRLERRDTAQGPRWIHSGEGSPQHSMSLRSIERREIELVVRDRNEVVASLSFSDALRDAHPGAVYHHQGQSYEVVDLDLDRDVAELQATWADYYTRVLTDKTIVVNEDLTEKPLSARPDTPVRFADVTMTERITGFERRDPKRSEAIGQEALDLPETSLRTKALYFTVPGDVEREMREGADDWEFNGGIHAAEHGMISLFPLTLLCDRADIGGLSTPYHSHTGKSTIFIYDGYPGGVGLTRGGYERVEALMARTARLIADCDCADGCPACVQSPHCGNANEPLSKDPAVLLLESLTAESA encoded by the coding sequence GTGGACGAGTTCATCGCGTGGCTTCGGGACCGGCCGTACTACCAGGGGCAGATAGCCGACCACCGGACGGTCCCGGCGCGCGACCCCGAGTTCGCCGACGTAAGCCTCGAACCCAGACTTCGGTCGGCGCTCGAATCACGAGGCATCGACCGTCTCTACCGCCACCAGGCCGAGGCCGTCGAAGCCGTGAGAGGCGGGAAGAACGTCGTGCTGGCGACGCAGACGGCCAGCGGCAAGAGCCTCGCGTATACGGTTCCGGCGTTCGAGCGCGCGATGGACCACGGCGGGCGCACGCTGTATCTCGGGCCGCAGAACGCGCTCGTCGCCGACCAAGCCGAGACGTTAGAGGAACTGGCCCGAGATCTCGGCTTCGGAAGCCGCGTCTCCGTCGCGCAGTACACCGGTCGCCTCTCGCAGTCCGAGAAGCGGGCGGTCCGGGACCGCGCGCCGACGGTGTTGCTGTCGAACCCGGATATGCTGCACTACGCGCTGCTGCCCCACTCACATCGGCTCTGGGAGTGGTTCTTCTCCTCGCTCGAGACGGTCGTCGTCGACGAGGTACACGGCTACCGGGGCGTCTTCGGGAGTCACGTCGCGCTGACGCTCCGTCGACTGAACCGCATCTGCGAGCGGTTCGGCTCCGACCCGCAGTTCGTCTGCTGCTCGGCGACCATCGGCAACCCCGTCGAACACGCCGCGCGCATCACCGGCCGAGAGGAGTCGTCGTTCGCGCTCGTCGACGAGGATACGGCGGCGACCGGCGAGAAACACTGGGTGCTGTGGAACCCGCCGAAGTACGAAGACGAAGATCGAGGAGGCGGAAGCGGACGGCGAAAATCGAGTCACACCGAGACGAAGAACCTGTTCGTCGACCTCGTCGCGAGCGGCTACCAGACGCTGGCGTTCACCCGCGCCCGACAGGCCGCCGAGCGCTACGCGACCGACAGCAGCAAAGAGCTACGCAGGCGAGGCGAGCGCGACCTCGCGCGGCGGGTGCGGGCGTACCAAGCATCTTTGAAGCACGACACCCGCAGAGAGATCGAGGCGCGATTGCACGGCGGCGATTTGCGGGGCGTCTGGAGCACGAACGCGCTGGAGCTCGGCGTCGACGTCGGCGGACTCGACGCCGTGATTCTCGACGGCTACCCCGGCACGCGGATGTCGACGTTCCAGCAGGCGGGACGGGCGGGTCGCGGGTCAGACGCGGCGCTCGTCGTGCTCGTCGGCGGCGAAGACCAACTCGACCAGTACCTCATGCGCAACCCCGACGACCTGTTCGGGGCCTCCAGTACTGTGACCGGCGGCTCGAAAGACGAGCAGCGCGAGTCTTTCGGTGGAACTCCCGAGGAGGCGGCGTCGAACCCCGAGAACACGGAACTCCTACCCGACCACGTCGCCTCCGCGGCCGCCGAGAACTGGCTCTCGGTCGACGACGAGCGGGTTTTCGGACCGCCGTACCCCGATATCGTTTCCGGGCTCGAATCCGCGGGTCGGCTAGAGCGCCGCGATACGGCGCAGGGACCGCGGTGGATTCACAGCGGCGAGGGGAGTCCGCAGCACTCGATGAGCCTCCGAAGCATCGAGCGCCGCGAGATCGAGCTCGTGGTCCGCGACCGGAACGAGGTAGTGGCGTCGCTCTCCTTCTCGGACGCACTGCGCGACGCACATCCCGGTGCAGTGTACCACCACCAGGGCCAGTCGTACGAGGTAGTCGACCTCGATTTGGACCGCGACGTCGCGGAGTTGCAGGCGACGTGGGCGGACTACTACACCCGCGTCCTGACGGACAAGACCATCGTCGTCAACGAGGATCTGACGGAGAAGCCGCTGTCGGCGCGGCCCGACACCCCCGTGCGATTCGCCGACGTGACCATGACCGAACGGATAACCGGCTTCGAGCGCCGCGACCCCAAGCGCAGCGAGGCAATCGGGCAGGAGGCACTCGACCTGCCGGAGACGAGTCTGCGGACCAAGGCGCTGTACTTCACCGTCCCCGGCGACGTGGAGCGGGAGATGCGCGAGGGGGCCGACGACTGGGAGTTCAACGGCGGCATCCACGCCGCCGAACACGGGATGATCTCGCTGTTTCCGCTCACGTTGCTCTGTGACCGCGCGGACATCGGCGGTCTCTCGACGCCGTATCACTCCCACACCGGGAAGAGCACCATCTTCATCTACGACGGCTATCCGGGCGGCGTGGGCCTCACACGCGGTGGGTACGAGCGAGTGGAGGCGCTGATGGCGCGCACGGCCCGCCTCATCGCCGACTGCGACTGCGCCGACGGCTGTCCGGCGTGCGTCCAGTCGCCGCACTGCGGCAACGCGAACGAACCGCTCTCGAAGGACCCCGCGGTTCTGTTGCTCGAATCCTTGACAGCGGAGTCGGCGTAG
- a CDS encoding helix-turn-helix transcriptional regulator, translating into MSQSGPSEILAAVARRGSALRSLDGGTRKSELAKQLSVSRSTVDRAIRELEGQGLVERIDDGYRRTLAGELVLSEYDSFTSRLGGIVESLDALDTLHPKTEFDAALLDGADIVYAEKHSPHEPVTRYGEAVCRAERVRALAPAVLPQQVQIYHDRLTAGEMEAQLALSEAVVERLVSAYDEELQEALSTGRLHIRQTTSDPPYGLVCAETPTGPEVSLLLYGETGAYAFIGNDSSAAVEWAESVFDEWWADAAPLPIRSDR; encoded by the coding sequence ATGAGTCAGTCGGGTCCCTCTGAGATACTGGCCGCCGTCGCTCGGCGCGGCAGCGCTCTCCGCTCGCTCGACGGAGGGACCCGAAAGTCCGAGCTCGCCAAACAGCTCTCTGTGTCGCGCTCGACGGTCGACAGAGCGATTCGAGAGCTCGAAGGACAGGGGTTGGTCGAGCGCATCGACGACGGCTACCGACGGACGCTCGCCGGCGAACTCGTTCTCTCGGAGTACGACAGTTTCACCTCCCGTCTCGGGGGCATCGTCGAGTCGCTCGACGCGCTCGACACGCTTCATCCGAAAACCGAGTTCGACGCGGCGCTCCTCGACGGCGCGGACATCGTCTACGCAGAGAAACACTCGCCGCACGAACCCGTCACGCGGTACGGCGAAGCGGTCTGCCGAGCAGAGCGCGTCCGCGCGCTCGCCCCGGCAGTTCTCCCACAGCAGGTCCAGATATATCACGACCGTCTCACGGCGGGCGAGATGGAAGCGCAACTCGCCCTCTCGGAAGCGGTCGTCGAACGCCTCGTCAGCGCATACGACGAGGAGCTACAGGAGGCGCTCTCGACCGGCCGACTTCACATCCGACAGACGACGTCGGACCCGCCGTACGGCCTCGTCTGCGCGGAGACGCCGACGGGTCCCGAGGTGAGTCTGCTGTTGTACGGAGAGACCGGTGCCTACGCGTTTATCGGCAACGACAGTTCCGCCGCGGTCGAGTGGGCGGAGTCGGTGTTCGACGAGTGGTGGGCCGACGCGGCCCCGCTGCCGATACGCTCCGACCGGTAG
- a CDS encoding FAD-binding and (Fe-S)-binding domain-containing protein produces MASHSSSAGSAKSSGEPDPATDAAANYDYQGDDVARPGIVRDLQSRVDGDVRFDSYTRQLYATDASAYEVTPVGVVFPASTDDVATVVRYCAQREISVLPRGGGTSLAGQTVNEAVVLDFSRYLDGIVSVDPGSRRATAQAGAILGELNEELAPHGLKFAPDPAWGDRSAIGGAIGNNSTGSHSLKYGKTDYYVEEVEAVLADGTVTRFGEIELSELREKADPDSSAWGDDGPESDLLPRIYAEVVRILDEESGEIDERYPELKRNVSGYNLDMLVDEARGERRTPDNSAIDPDSEVGTVNLARLLAGSEGTLAVVTEATVSLEPVPNTKSVALLTYESVGDAMEDVAPILEHGPAAVEVMDDVLLSLARDTAEFADVVGLLPEGTDSVLLVEFYAEDDDHGRQQVADLVADRVDRELSTADISPGAAETTEKERYAVTAMEAHDDGTIAKFWKMRKSGLPILLSRTSDAKHIAYIEDTAIPAENLPDYVADFQEILDEHDTFASYYAHAGPGVLHIRPLTNTKTIEGVAEMEAIADAATDLVVEYGGSVSGEHGDGRARTQWNRKLYGDHLWNVFRDLKTAYDPDWILNPGNVCGMRESGDSRARGSVPANAVDMTENLRFSPEYEFDAGLEPTLNWENENGFQGMVELCHGCGGCRGGQSTVGGVMCPTYRAADEESLSTRGRANMLRQAMSGDLGDEEQFDVEFMHEIMDLCIGCKGCARDCPSEVDMAKLKVEVTHEHHKRHGASLRDRLFANIAWFSSLGSRFAPLSNWATKVPGARTLLEKAVGIASDRTLPTFHAQPFASWFESRGGARVPESQATRKALLLPDTYTNFNHPEAGKAAVRALEAAGVHVRVPGNVADSGRPAFSKGFLGKAHDTAESNVETLAPRVRDGWDVVVVEPSDAVMFQSDYLDLLGGEPATVTDPTKAEERAPDETPDTDAGVVAAGTYGVMEYVDTFRLDEEMSFADRSGEFLTYHGHCHQKATKKDHHAVGVLRRAGYNVDPLDSGCCGMAGSFGYEAEHRSMSAAIGGILADQVEESGGRVVAPGASCRTQLGDLATDEEPPHPVEKLAEALA; encoded by the coding sequence ATGGCATCTCACTCTTCTTCCGCCGGATCCGCAAAGTCGTCGGGGGAGCCAGACCCCGCGACGGACGCCGCGGCGAACTACGACTATCAGGGCGACGACGTGGCCCGACCGGGCATCGTCCGCGACCTCCAGTCGCGCGTCGACGGCGACGTGCGCTTCGACAGCTACACCCGGCAACTGTACGCGACCGACGCCTCCGCCTACGAGGTCACGCCCGTCGGCGTCGTCTTTCCCGCCTCGACTGACGACGTAGCGACGGTCGTCCGCTACTGCGCGCAGCGAGAGATATCCGTTCTTCCGCGCGGCGGCGGGACGAGCCTCGCGGGGCAGACGGTGAACGAGGCGGTCGTCCTCGATTTCTCTCGGTATCTGGACGGCATCGTCTCCGTCGACCCCGGCTCTAGAAGGGCGACGGCGCAGGCGGGGGCGATACTCGGCGAACTCAACGAGGAACTCGCGCCGCACGGGCTGAAGTTCGCGCCCGACCCGGCGTGGGGTGACCGAAGCGCCATCGGCGGCGCTATCGGCAACAACTCCACGGGGTCGCACTCGCTGAAGTACGGGAAGACCGACTACTACGTCGAGGAAGTCGAGGCCGTTCTCGCCGACGGGACGGTGACGCGATTCGGCGAGATCGAGCTGTCGGAACTCCGCGAGAAGGCCGACCCCGATTCGTCGGCGTGGGGCGACGACGGCCCTGAAAGCGACCTCCTGCCGCGCATCTATGCCGAAGTCGTCCGTATCCTCGACGAGGAGAGCGGCGAAATCGACGAGCGCTACCCCGAACTGAAGCGCAACGTCTCGGGGTACAACCTCGACATGCTGGTCGACGAGGCCCGCGGCGAGCGCCGGACGCCGGACAACTCCGCGATCGACCCCGACAGCGAGGTCGGGACGGTAAACCTCGCGCGTCTGCTCGCCGGCAGCGAGGGGACGCTGGCCGTCGTCACCGAGGCGACCGTCTCGCTCGAACCCGTGCCGAACACGAAGTCGGTCGCGCTTCTCACCTACGAGAGCGTCGGCGACGCGATGGAGGACGTCGCGCCCATCCTCGAACACGGTCCCGCCGCCGTCGAGGTGATGGACGACGTGCTGCTCTCGTTGGCACGTGACACCGCCGAGTTCGCCGACGTGGTCGGGTTGCTCCCGGAGGGGACGGACTCCGTCTTGCTCGTCGAGTTCTACGCCGAGGACGACGACCACGGCCGCCAGCAGGTCGCGGACCTCGTCGCCGATAGAGTGGACAGAGAGCTGTCGACGGCCGATATCTCGCCGGGCGCGGCCGAGACGACGGAGAAAGAGCGCTACGCCGTCACGGCGATGGAAGCCCACGACGATGGGACGATAGCGAAGTTCTGGAAGATGCGGAAATCCGGCCTGCCCATCCTGCTCTCGCGCACGTCGGACGCCAAACACATCGCCTACATCGAGGACACCGCGATTCCCGCCGAGAACCTGCCAGACTACGTCGCCGACTTCCAGGAGATTCTCGACGAACACGACACGTTCGCCAGCTACTACGCCCACGCCGGCCCGGGCGTGCTCCACATCCGCCCGCTGACGAACACCAAGACGATAGAGGGAGTCGCGGAGATGGAAGCCATCGCCGACGCCGCGACGGACCTCGTCGTCGAGTACGGCGGGTCGGTGTCGGGCGAACACGGCGACGGGCGCGCGCGCACCCAGTGGAACCGGAAACTGTACGGCGACCACCTGTGGAACGTGTTCCGCGACCTGAAGACGGCGTACGACCCCGACTGGATTCTCAACCCCGGAAACGTCTGCGGTATGCGCGAATCGGGCGATTCGCGGGCTCGCGGGTCGGTACCCGCGAACGCCGTCGACATGACCGAGAACCTCCGCTTCTCACCCGAGTACGAGTTCGACGCCGGGTTGGAGCCGACGCTGAACTGGGAGAACGAGAACGGCTTTCAGGGGATGGTCGAACTCTGTCACGGCTGCGGCGGCTGTCGCGGCGGGCAGTCCACGGTGGGCGGGGTGATGTGTCCGACCTACCGCGCCGCCGACGAAGAGTCGCTGTCGACGCGGGGTCGCGCGAACATGCTCCGGCAGGCGATGAGCGGTGATCTGGGCGACGAGGAGCAGTTCGACGTGGAGTTCATGCACGAGATTATGGACCTCTGCATCGGCTGCAAGGGCTGTGCGCGCGACTGCCCGAGCGAAGTGGATATGGCGAAGCTCAAAGTCGAGGTGACGCACGAACACCACAAACGCCACGGCGCGAGTCTGCGCGACCGGTTGTTCGCCAACATCGCGTGGTTCTCGTCGCTCGGGTCGCGCTTCGCACCGCTTTCGAACTGGGCGACGAAGGTGCCGGGCGCGCGGACGCTGCTGGAGAAGGCAGTCGGTATCGCGAGCGACCGGACGCTGCCGACGTTCCACGCCCAACCGTTCGCGTCGTGGTTCGAGAGTCGCGGCGGGGCGCGCGTCCCCGAGTCGCAGGCGACTCGCAAAGCGCTGTTGCTCCCTGACACGTACACCAACTTCAACCATCCCGAGGCGGGGAAGGCGGCCGTCAGAGCGTTGGAAGCCGCCGGCGTCCACGTGCGCGTTCCCGGCAACGTCGCCGACAGCGGCCGTCCGGCGTTCTCGAAGGGCTTTCTGGGGAAGGCGCACGACACCGCCGAGTCGAACGTCGAGACGCTCGCGCCGCGGGTTCGAGACGGCTGGGACGTGGTCGTCGTCGAACCCTCCGACGCCGTCATGTTCCAGTCCGATTACCTCGACTTACTCGGAGGGGAACCCGCGACGGTGACGGACCCGACGAAAGCCGAGGAGCGCGCGCCCGACGAGACGCCCGACACGGACGCGGGAGTCGTCGCCGCCGGAACGTACGGGGTAATGGAGTACGTCGACACGTTCCGCCTCGACGAGGAGATGTCGTTCGCCGACAGGAGCGGGGAGTTTCTCACCTATCACGGCCACTGCCACCAGAAGGCGACGAAGAAAGACCACCACGCCGTCGGCGTGCTCCGACGGGCGGGCTACAACGTCGACCCCCTCGACTCGGGCTGCTGCGGGATGGCCGGTTCGTTCGGCTACGAGGCCGAACACCGCTCGATGAGCGCCGCAATCGGCGGGATTCTCGCCGACCAGGTCGAAGAAAGCGGCGGGCGGGTCGTCGCGCCGGGAGCGTCCTGTCGGACCCAACTCGGCGACCTGGCGACCGACGAAGAACCGCCGCACCCCGTCGAGAAATTGGCCGAGGCGCTGGCCTAA
- a CDS encoding LutC/YkgG family protein, translating into MSAGTLSAFERSLRRLDVESIRTTPEELDDALASVTLDPVVGAPLPFADCSLPDWVPTDPTPAELDSAKTGVTAAELAIADYGSVVIRATPDATEQVSLFCDRHVAVVRAEDVVPGMPEAFERFAEWTENGDSAIVATGPSATADMGALVKGAHGPKEVYVVVLE; encoded by the coding sequence ATGAGTGCAGGCACGCTATCGGCGTTCGAACGGTCCCTGCGGCGACTCGACGTCGAGTCGATTCGGACGACGCCCGAGGAGTTAGACGATGCGCTGGCCTCGGTCACGCTCGACCCGGTCGTCGGCGCGCCGCTGCCGTTCGCGGACTGCTCGCTGCCCGACTGGGTGCCGACCGACCCGACGCCCGCCGAACTCGACAGCGCGAAGACGGGCGTCACGGCCGCCGAGTTGGCTATCGCCGACTACGGCAGCGTCGTGATTCGCGCGACGCCCGACGCCACCGAGCAGGTGAGTCTCTTCTGCGACCGTCACGTCGCTGTCGTCCGCGCCGAGGACGTCGTTCCGGGCATGCCCGAGGCGTTCGAGCGATTCGCCGAGTGGACCGAAAACGGCGACAGCGCCATCGTCGCCACGGGGCCGAGCGCGACGGCCGACATGGGAGCGCTCGTGAAGGGCGCACACGGGCCGAAAGAGGTGTACGTGGTGGTTCTCGAATGA
- a CDS encoding halocyanin domain-containing protein: MTRTRPSDDRRDGLPAVSRRTALRAAGAAAVGAVTALAGCSTGEAESDATPTDVGTGSTGGSNGTQTAASTEATQTESAGIESTETESTETESTETETADEEWESWFAPTDNYDGFADHTGESEVTVMVGADGIEGPHAYEPTAIRVSPGTTVVWEWTGAGGTHDVIAEDDSFESELVADEGHTFEQTFEETGTTKYFCTPHRAMGMRGGIIVEE; encoded by the coding sequence GTGACTCGAACGCGACCCAGTGATGACCGACGAGACGGCCTTCCGGCGGTCTCCAGGCGGACTGCCCTCCGAGCGGCCGGTGCGGCCGCCGTCGGTGCGGTGACCGCGCTCGCCGGCTGTTCGACCGGCGAAGCGGAGTCCGATGCGACGCCGACCGACGTCGGAACCGGCAGCACCGGCGGGTCGAATGGGACCCAGACGGCGGCGTCGACGGAGGCGACACAGACCGAATCGGCAGGGATAGAGTCGACAGAGACCGAATCAACAGAGACCGAATCAACAGAGACCGAGACGGCCGACGAGGAGTGGGAGTCGTGGTTCGCGCCGACCGACAACTACGACGGGTTCGCCGACCACACCGGCGAGAGCGAGGTGACAGTGATGGTCGGTGCGGACGGCATCGAGGGTCCGCACGCCTACGAACCGACGGCGATTCGCGTCTCGCCGGGAACGACGGTGGTCTGGGAGTGGACCGGCGCGGGCGGAACCCACGACGTGATAGCCGAGGACGACAGCTTCGAGAGCGAGCTCGTCGCCGACGAAGGCCACACCTTCGAGCAGACGTTCGAGGAGACGGGGACGACGAAGTACTTCTGTACCCCGCACAGAGCGATGGGGATGCGCGGCGGCATCATCGTCGAGGAGTGA
- a CDS encoding LUD domain-containing protein, with protein sequence MSSTREEKAARIRHFLATEGDAVAEGTRGFNAGRYDSVEKLDEYEELKERARAIKEDAIERLPELVDQLRESVEANGGTLYVADDADEANRYIREIAEEQGAETLVKSKSMTTEELEVNDELRAAGVDVVETDLGEWVLQLADEAPSHIVAPAIHKSREGIAELFEATFELDEPLETAEELTMFAREKLGERIAEADVGMTGANFIAADSGTLLLVTSEGNARKSVVVPETHVAVAGVEKIVPSVRDFQPFVELIGRSGTGQDITSYVSLLTPPVDSPTVDFDAPDVPMTDRETERDGGSVPSRASDREFHLVLVDNGRMAMREDEQLKETLYCIRCSACANSCGNFQSVGGHVFGGETYSGGIATGWEAGIEGLDVAAEFNDLCTGCSRCVNACPVKIDVPWINTVVRDRLNRGEDGKLDFLVEGLTPDAEPGGLDIGKRFFGNFSTIAKLGSATAPVSNWLAGTRPARRLLAETVGVDPRRDLPSFRRETFRTWFERRGGSEVPPARARREAVVYPDLYTNHVHVERGKAAVKTLEALDVHVVVPDVPSSGRAPLSQGMVSTAERHAHDVYAALAEHIDADRDLVVVEPSDLAMFRREYEKFLAPKSFERLDMHSYEVMEYVYGLLHAGAEPTLLSGADDPGSGDVAAGVAYHSHCQQRTLGLESYTIAVLEDLGYDVVTSETECCGMAGSFGYKSEYYELSMDVGEPIREQFEAADAADRTVVASGTSCLEQLDALLSRPTQHPVELVAPR encoded by the coding sequence ATGAGCTCGACCCGCGAGGAGAAGGCGGCGCGAATCAGACACTTTCTGGCCACCGAAGGCGACGCCGTCGCCGAGGGAACTCGCGGCTTCAACGCCGGGCGGTACGACTCGGTCGAGAAGCTCGACGAGTACGAGGAACTCAAAGAGCGCGCCCGTGCTATCAAAGAGGACGCCATCGAGCGACTGCCCGAACTCGTCGATCAGCTTCGGGAGTCGGTCGAAGCGAACGGCGGCACGCTGTACGTCGCCGACGACGCCGACGAGGCCAACCGCTATATTCGAGAAATCGCCGAGGAGCAGGGGGCCGAGACGCTCGTCAAGAGCAAGTCGATGACCACCGAGGAACTGGAGGTCAACGACGAGCTTCGAGCGGCTGGAGTCGACGTCGTCGAGACGGACCTCGGCGAGTGGGTGCTCCAACTCGCCGACGAGGCACCGTCGCACATCGTCGCGCCCGCCATCCACAAGTCCCGCGAGGGTATCGCCGAGCTGTTCGAGGCGACGTTCGAGCTCGACGAACCGCTCGAAACCGCCGAGGAACTCACCATGTTCGCCCGCGAGAAACTGGGCGAGCGCATCGCCGAGGCCGACGTGGGGATGACCGGTGCGAACTTCATCGCCGCCGACTCGGGGACGCTGCTGCTCGTCACGAGCGAGGGTAACGCGAGAAAGTCGGTCGTCGTGCCCGAGACGCACGTCGCCGTCGCGGGCGTCGAGAAGATCGTCCCCTCAGTCCGCGACTTTCAGCCGTTCGTCGAACTCATCGGCCGCTCCGGGACGGGTCAGGATATCACCTCCTACGTCTCGCTTCTGACTCCGCCCGTCGACTCGCCGACGGTCGATTTCGACGCGCCCGACGTACCGATGACCGACAGGGAGACGGAGCGCGACGGCGGTTCTGTACCGTCGCGCGCTTCTGACCGCGAGTTCCACCTCGTTCTCGTCGACAACGGCCGGATGGCGATGCGCGAGGACGAGCAGTTGAAGGAGACGCTCTACTGCATCCGGTGTTCGGCGTGTGCCAACTCCTGCGGCAACTTCCAGAGCGTCGGCGGGCACGTCTTCGGCGGCGAGACGTACTCCGGCGGCATCGCAACCGGGTGGGAGGCCGGCATCGAGGGCCTCGACGTCGCCGCGGAGTTCAACGATCTCTGTACCGGCTGTTCGCGCTGCGTGAACGCCTGCCCCGTCAAGATCGACGTTCCGTGGATAAACACGGTCGTCAGAGACCGCCTCAACCGGGGCGAGGACGGCAAACTCGACTTCCTCGTCGAAGGACTGACGCCGGACGCCGAACCCGGCGGTCTGGACATCGGCAAACGGTTCTTCGGCAACTTCTCGACGATAGCCAAACTCGGAAGCGCCACCGCACCCGTCTCGAACTGGCTGGCTGGGACACGCCCGGCGCGGCGACTGCTCGCCGAGACGGTCGGCGTCGACCCCCGACGCGACCTGCCGTCGTTCCGGCGCGAGACGTTCCGCACGTGGTTCGAGCGCCGCGGCGGGTCGGAAGTGCCGCCGGCGAGGGCGAGACGGGAGGCCGTCGTCTACCCGGACCTCTACACGAACCACGTCCACGTCGAACGCGGGAAGGCGGCGGTCAAGACGCTCGAAGCGCTCGACGTCCACGTCGTCGTTCCCGACGTCCCGTCGAGCGGCCGCGCCCCGCTCTCACAGGGGATGGTGTCGACGGCCGAACGCCACGCCCACGACGTGTACGCGGCGCTGGCCGAGCACATCGACGCCGACCGGGACCTCGTCGTCGTCGAACCCTCCGACCTGGCGATGTTCCGCCGCGAGTACGAGAAGTTCCTCGCGCCGAAGTCGTTCGAGCGCCTCGATATGCACAGTTACGAGGTGATGGAGTACGTTTACGGCCTGCTCCACGCCGGGGCCGAACCGACGCTCCTCTCGGGGGCCGACGACCCCGGCAGCGGCGATGTCGCCGCCGGCGTCGCCTACCACAGCCACTGCCAACAGCGGACGCTCGGCCTCGAATCGTACACCATCGCCGTGCTCGAAGACCTCGGCTACGACGTGGTCACCTCCGAGACGGAGTGCTGCGGGATGGCCGGCTCGTTCGGCTACAAAAGCGAGTACTACGAACTGAGCATGGACGTCGGCGAACCCATCCGCGAGCAGTTCGAGGCCGCCGACGCGGCGGACCGGACCGTCGTCGCCTCCGGCACCTCCTGTCTCGAACAGCTGGACGCGTTACTGTCGCGGCCGACGCAGCATCCGGTCGAACTCGTCGCGCCGCGGTGA
- a CDS encoding PRC-barrel domain-containing protein, translated as MDGTPQEITTLVGREVYSNNGVYVGEVEDVRLDLDQEVVTGLALAELNRELFEGRIERGKGVLIPYRWVRAVGDVILINDVIERLKQPEEEAELAV; from the coding sequence ATGGACGGGACGCCGCAAGAAATCACGACGCTCGTCGGCCGAGAGGTGTACTCCAACAACGGAGTGTACGTCGGCGAGGTCGAAGACGTTCGCCTCGACCTCGACCAGGAAGTCGTCACGGGACTCGCTCTCGCCGAACTGAACCGAGAACTGTTCGAAGGCCGCATCGAGCGCGGTAAGGGAGTGCTCATCCCGTACCGCTGGGTTCGCGCCGTCGGCGACGTCATCCTCATCAACGACGTTATCGAACGGCTCAAACAACCGGAAGAAGAGGCGGAACTCGCTGTCTAA